A single window of Acidimicrobiales bacterium DNA harbors:
- a CDS encoding dihydroxyacetone kinase → MRTAQATWACYLSGPVLPRRIVSAVCGYDPRQMSESGDDMAIGGTVGSESWGPSSETRRTDTAPEADGDTDEDAPPDSHLLLLGALRRLSDALDAHRVHINRLNVYPVPDGDTGTNMASTVRAAVAEVEARGARDGEVLDAVAHGSLMGARGNSGVILSQVIRGLSRALAAAGRVDAGTVAAALAKASEDAHAAVMRPVEGTILTVAREAAAAAVAAAKDELGTLEVLERAREAAAEALRRTPELLPVLADAGVVDAGGVGYVLLLDSLLSELDGRPLPPPGELEGLPADLSDVDLSAAAVEHSEYSDLRYEVMFLLEAEDDRIPAFRDVWAGVGDSIVVVGGEGLWNCHIHTDDIGAAIEAALDVGRPRAIRVTDLAEQVEEQKWVREASETVERAPLLRHDEPAATAVVAVANGAGVQRIFHSLGAHRIVVGGQSANPSTAEILGAVREAPSDAVVVLPNNKNVVPVAVQAAEQAEKDVRVVPTRNLSEGLAALVAFDPQAEVEANVAAMAEAASQVLHVEVCRAVRDAPSPVGPVRSGDWIALGPDGITAVSSRLDLCCIEALDRLVGPDHEIVTVVEGEGATAAVTRKIVDWISEEKPGSECEVHHGGQPLYPYVFAIE, encoded by the coding sequence ATGCGGACTGCACAGGCGACGTGGGCATGTTATCTGTCGGGACCCGTGCTCCCAAGGCGGATCGTGTCCGCCGTGTGTGGGTACGATCCGCGGCAGATGAGCGAGTCGGGGGACGACATGGCGATCGGCGGAACCGTGGGATCCGAGTCGTGGGGGCCGTCTTCCGAGACGCGGCGAACCGACACGGCTCCCGAGGCGGACGGGGACACAGACGAGGACGCTCCGCCGGACTCTCACCTGCTTCTCCTCGGTGCCCTGAGAAGGCTCTCGGACGCGTTGGACGCTCACCGGGTCCACATCAACCGACTCAACGTCTACCCGGTTCCGGACGGGGACACGGGCACCAACATGGCGTCCACGGTGCGCGCTGCGGTCGCCGAGGTAGAGGCCAGGGGCGCCCGAGACGGCGAGGTTCTGGATGCCGTAGCCCATGGGTCGCTGATGGGTGCACGAGGCAACTCGGGCGTGATCCTCTCACAGGTGATCAGAGGCCTGTCGCGAGCGCTGGCTGCCGCAGGACGCGTCGACGCCGGGACCGTGGCCGCCGCGCTCGCGAAGGCGTCCGAAGACGCCCACGCTGCGGTTATGAGACCGGTGGAGGGGACCATCTTGACGGTGGCCCGTGAGGCTGCTGCCGCAGCGGTTGCGGCGGCAAAGGACGAGTTGGGCACGCTAGAGGTCCTCGAAAGGGCGAGAGAGGCGGCTGCGGAGGCACTCCGTCGTACGCCCGAGTTGCTTCCGGTGCTGGCCGATGCCGGGGTGGTCGACGCTGGGGGAGTCGGTTACGTGCTGCTTCTCGACTCTCTCCTGAGCGAACTGGACGGGCGGCCGCTCCCCCCGCCGGGGGAGCTGGAGGGCCTTCCGGCCGACCTCTCCGACGTCGACCTTTCTGCCGCGGCAGTGGAGCACTCGGAGTACAGCGACCTCCGCTACGAGGTGATGTTCCTCTTGGAGGCTGAAGACGATCGGATACCCGCGTTCCGGGACGTGTGGGCGGGAGTGGGGGATTCGATAGTCGTCGTGGGTGGCGAAGGTCTCTGGAACTGTCACATACACACAGACGACATCGGTGCGGCGATCGAGGCAGCTCTCGACGTGGGACGCCCGCGCGCCATAAGGGTCACCGACCTTGCCGAGCAGGTGGAGGAGCAGAAGTGGGTCAGGGAAGCGTCCGAGACTGTCGAGCGAGCGCCTCTGCTGCGGCACGACGAGCCGGCCGCCACAGCGGTGGTGGCGGTGGCCAACGGGGCCGGGGTGCAGCGCATCTTCCACTCGCTCGGCGCACACAGGATCGTCGTCGGCGGCCAGTCGGCGAATCCGTCGACTGCCGAGATCCTCGGTGCCGTCCGTGAGGCACCCTCCGACGCCGTCGTCGTGCTCCCCAACAACAAGAACGTCGTGCCGGTGGCTGTGCAAGCGGCAGAGCAGGCGGAAAAGGACGTGAGGGTCGTACCGACCCGGAACCTGAGCGAGGGCCTCGCTGCACTCGTGGCTTTCGACCCACAGGCCGAGGTGGAGGCCAACGTCGCGGCAATGGCAGAGGCTGCCTCTCAGGTGCTTCACGTCGAGGTGTGTAGAGCGGTTCGGGACGCACCGTCCCCCGTCGGTCCGGTACGTTCCGGCGACTGGATAGCCCTGGGTCCGGACGGGATAACCGCCGTATCTTCACGGCTCGACCTTTGTTGCATCGAAGCGTTGGATCGGCTCGTGGGCCCCGACCACGAGATCGTGACCGTCGTCGAAGGCGAAGGCGCCACCGCGGCGGTCACGAGGAAG
- the rpmB1 gene encoding 50S ribosomal protein L28-1 → MSAVCDICGKRPWFGKQLSHSHRRSSRRWNPNIQRVRALVDGRVRRLHVCTSCIKAGKVTKAVH, encoded by the coding sequence ATGTCAGCCGTCTGTGACATCTGTGGAAAGAGACCATGGTTCGGGAAGCAGCTGAGCCACTCACACCGCCGTAGCTCGAGGCGGTGGAACCCGAACATCCAACGAGTCCGAGCGCTCGTCGACGGTCGGGTCCGTCGCCTGCACGTGTGCACCTCCTGCATAAAGGCAGGAAAGGTGACCAAGGCCGTCCATTGA